Proteins encoded together in one Planctomyces sp. SH-PL14 window:
- a CDS encoding DUF3386 family protein: MNFTSSTRRPARTAILAAAAVAVSIIAGSPHLRAETPPVADKAARELMHHAHNARAVWNDFPGFTAKLTVRTDDAVHRGTIRVTPDFQWTLDLPQEAQKPWLKSKLQSVISHRRPDDFTESEFGFVPGPHTAESGRLIAQLDGSGVFRIKDGVIAEVLRKGEKQWLEITNVEMFKTAEGHELPRISSVVFRDPATGDITSNLTNTFEWKRLGRFDLPRRTFTVEVAAKGNRSVRELTFEDVQLLTPATVSAK, from the coding sequence ATGAACTTCACTTCCTCCACTCGACGCCCCGCCCGCACCGCGATCCTGGCCGCCGCGGCCGTCGCCGTTTCGATCATCGCCGGCTCGCCCCACCTGAGAGCCGAGACACCGCCCGTCGCCGATAAAGCGGCCCGCGAACTGATGCACCACGCCCACAACGCCCGTGCCGTCTGGAACGACTTCCCCGGATTCACCGCCAAGCTGACCGTCCGCACCGACGATGCCGTCCACCGCGGCACCATCCGCGTCACGCCCGACTTCCAGTGGACCCTCGACCTTCCCCAGGAGGCACAAAAACCCTGGCTGAAGTCCAAGCTCCAGTCGGTCATCTCCCACCGCCGGCCCGACGACTTCACCGAGAGCGAGTTCGGCTTCGTCCCCGGTCCCCACACGGCCGAATCCGGCCGGCTCATCGCGCAGCTCGACGGCTCCGGAGTCTTCCGGATCAAGGACGGCGTGATCGCCGAAGTCCTCCGCAAGGGGGAAAAGCAGTGGCTCGAAATCACGAACGTCGAGATGTTCAAGACGGCGGAAGGACACGAACTGCCGCGGATCAGCTCGGTCGTCTTCCGGGATCCGGCCACCGGTGACATCACCTCCAACCTGACGAACACCTTCGAATGGAAGCGGCTCGGCCGGTTCGACCTGCCGCGGCGGACCTTCACCGTCGAGGTGGCAGCGAAGGGCAACCGCTCCGTCCGCGAACTGACTTTCGAAGACGTTCAGCTCCTCACGCCAGCGACCGTGAGCGCGAAGTAA